Proteins co-encoded in one Cucurbita pepo subsp. pepo cultivar mu-cu-16 chromosome LG15, ASM280686v2, whole genome shotgun sequence genomic window:
- the LOC111776291 gene encoding uncharacterized protein LOC111776291 — translation MAERRKVRPDCIYVSNPFHECTEYCIQKTAESKAGKDKRSKGSFRLDISKSFGKKKGSRPKPPKDVDGGRYSSTVPTEARSHHTRVSPKKNVESRNGDHISPTKKFYSEEIHPDDPSLAVEQHDTPRMPSSESIIMPDYTEDAPNQSPIRNSASETNNKNGVKNHEAFFKDLTPNGNNGKESFQKRSSESNFSLSGLEQTLVDSDEGEIESVNSELSVPVGKYSVKSSFSSILTSIFEKYGDIAATCKLESVSMRSYYLECVCYVIQELQSTEFHQLTKSKIKELSAIFKDVESSEINVAWLKSRLNEIAEAVELRSHHRAIEAAEADCKQNLETTKKELESLMADLALKEKEVSESKTRVAETQARLSELELKSSQLGEMITSIDSKVQKFRSKSFSGDLL, via the exons ATGGCTGAAAGGAGAAAAGTTCGTCCAGATTGTATCTATGTTTCTAATCCCTTTCATGAATGCACTGAATATTGCATACAAAAAACAGCTGAAAGCAAGGCAGGAAAGGATAAAAGGTCTAAAG GATCTTTTAGGCTTGATATTTCCAAGTCTTTTGGAAAGAAGAAGGGGTCCCGACCAAAGCCTCCAAAAGACGTTGATGGTGGACGGTACTCAAGCACGGTTCCTACCGAAGCTCGTTCACACCACACACGTGTCTCTCCTAAGAAAAATGTAGAATCAAGAAATGGTGATCATATATCCCCGACCAAAAAATTTTATTCAGAAGAAATCCATCCTGATGATCCTAGTCTTGCTGTCGAGCAACACGACACGCCTCGAATGCCTTCATCTGAAAGTATCATAATG cCTGACTACACAGAGGATGCTCCAAACCAGAGTCCCATTCGGAATTCCGCTTCGGAGACGAACAATAAGAACGGGGTCAAGAACcatgaagcattttttaagGATCTTACACCCAACGGTAATAACGGTAAAGAAAGTTTTCAGAAGCGTTCTAGTGAATCGAACTTCAGCTTGTCTGGTTTGGAACAAACTCTAGTAGACAGCGACGAGGGCGAGATCGAGTCTGTAAATTCTGAGCTGTCTGTTCCAGTGGGAAAGTACAGTGTAAAATCTAGCTTCTCCTCCATCCTGACATCAATCTTCGAAAAATACGGAGATATCGCAGCTACCTGTAAACTGGAATCCGTTTCCATGCGCTCGTACTATCTCGAATGCGTGTGCTATGTGATTCAGGAATTACAATCCACTGAGTTTCATCAACTGAccaaatccaaaattaaagaacTGTCAGCAATTTTCAAAGACGTCGAGTCCTCGGAAATTAACGTAGCGTGGTTGAAGAGTCGCCTTAATGAAATTGCAGAAGCTGTAGAGCTGAGAAGTCATCACCGGGCCATTGAAGCCGCAGAGGCAGACTGCAAGCAGAATTTGgaaacaacaaagaaagaacTCGAGTCCCTAATGGCGGATTTGGcattgaaagaaaaggaggtCTCTGAGTCGAAGACACGAGTAGCAGAAACGCAAGCTCGGTTAAGCGAATTAGAGCTCAAATCGTCTCAGCTGGGAGAAATGATCACATCCATCGACTCCAAGGTACAAAAATTTAGATCCAAATCATTCTCTGGTGATCTGTTATGA
- the LOC111811880 gene encoding transcription factor ABORTED MICROSPORES-like isoform X1: MQSLMERLRPLVGSKSWDYCVLWKLSQDQRCVEWMDCCCAGTENGQNGGEELGFPVSQVIPCRDTAYPHPRASSCDLLAQLPCSVPLNSGVYIQTLLSNEPKWLLFSNAMDSTALDETAGTRVLIPFPFGLVELFVAKHASEDQHVIDFVTIQCSISVEQEAIINSSNMDTSFSVDVNATNEIQSKPFVADRNAVLKDPEIQFEAPDSAAPTLENANVGYDISLDRIRLCSSPMNFLQQFNYSSENRNKNEIFNECSQDSFLTAKQGNPYKFSAENEFQEVDTMQGSLMNTSNIHVQLKENSECKEQQGEEKDLVKHENGRSDSISDCSDQIDDEDDAIAKYRRRTGQGPQSKNLVAERKRRKKLNERLYNLRALVPKISKMDKASILGDAIDFVKELQKQVKELQDELEEHTDDENGKTVVSGNNGNQNSVVQLPEFLSQNDKAQNSYHMGVLGSGSILKQNHQDTEGTNNDKTQQMEPQVEVAQIDGNEFFVKVFCENKRGGFMRLMEALNALGLEVTNANVTSYRGLVSNVFKVGKKDSEMVQADDVRDSLLEITKYPCRGWAEIVKAPECIGSRMEPNPHPHPHQHQTQNPFQDKAIINSRLHLLND, encoded by the exons ATGCAAAGCCTGATGGAGAGACTAAGACCCCTTGTGGGTAGTAAAAGCTGGGACTATTGTGTTCTATGGAAATTGAGCCAAGATCAGAG ATGTGTTGAATGGATGGACTGCTGTTGTGCTGGGACTGAGAATGGGCaaaatggtggagaagaacTTGGGTTTCCTGTTTCTCAAGTCATTCCATGTAGGGACACTGCATATCCACACCCAAGAGCCAGTTCTTGTGATCTTCTTGCTCAGCTGCCATGTTCTGTGCCTCTAAATTCTGG GGTTTATATACAGACACTGCTATCAAATGAACCTAAATGGCTACTCTTCTCCAATGCCATGGATTCAACCGCACTGGAT GAAACAGCGGGAACCAGGGTGTtaattccatttccatttgGACTAGTGGAGCTGTTCGTCGCTAAACAT GCATCTGAAGATCAGCATGTCATAgattttgtaacaattcaatgCAGCATTTCTGTTGAGCAAGAAGCCATTATTAATTCAAGCAACATGGATACAAGTTTCTCTGTTGATGTAAATGCAACAAACGAAATCCAATCAAAGCCGTTTGTAGCAGATCGGAATGCTGTTCTAAAAGATCCTGAAATTCAATTTGAGGCACCAGATTCCGCCGCACCAACATTAGAAAACGCCAATGTGGGTTATGATATCTCATTAGACAGAATCCGCCTCTGCAGTTCTCCTATGAATTTCTTGCAACAGTTCAATTATAGCTCAGAAAACAGAAATAAGAACGAAATTTTCAATGAATGCTCACAGGATTCATTCCTTACGGCTAAGCAGGGAAACCCTTACAAGTTTTCAGCTGAAAATGAGTTCCAAGAGGTGGATACGATGCAGGGGTCCTTAATGAACACATCAAACATTCATGTGCAGTTAAAGGAGAACAGTGAATGCAAAGAGCAGCAAGGGGAAGAAAAGGACTTGGTCAAACATGAAAATGGAAGGTCTGATTCAATCTCCGATTGCAGTGATCAGATCGATGACGAAGATGATGCAATCGCAAAGTACCGCCGGAGGACTGGGCAGGGTCCTCAATCAAAGAACCTTGTTGCtgagaggaagagaagaaagaaactcaATGAGCGGCTGTATAATCTCCGAGCATTGGTTCCCAAAATTTCTAAG ATGGACAAAGCCTCAATACTTGGTGACGCAATTGATTTTGTGAAGGAGTTGCAAAAGCAAGTCAAGGAACTCCAAGATGAACTGGAAGAACATACAGATGATGAAAACGGTAAAACTGTAGTTTCAGGAAACAATGGAAACCAAAATAGTGTCGTCCAACTACCCGAGTTTCTGAGCCAAAATGATAAAGCTCAAAACAGTTACCATATGGGAGTACTGGGAAGTGGAAGTATTTTGAAGCAAAATCATCAGGACACTGAAGGTACTAACAATGACAAGACACAACAGATGGAG CCGCAAGTGGAAGTGGCTCAGATTGATGGGAACGAGTTCTTTGTTAAGGTTTTCTGCGAGAACAAGCGAGGCGGGTTTATGAGGTTAATGGAGGCCTTAAATGCTCTTGGCTTGGAAGTAACAAATGCAAATGTGACCAGCTATAGAGGCCTCGTATCTAATGTTTTCAAAGTTGGG AAGAAGGACAGTGAAATGGTTCAAGCGGATGATGTAAGAGACTCCTTGCTGGAGATAACAAAGTACCCATGCAGAGGGTGGGCAGAAATAGTCAAGGCACCAGAGTGCATTGGAAGCCGCATGGAGCCCAACCCCCACCCCCACCCCCACCAGCACCAGACCCAGAATCCATTTCAAGACAAAGCTATCATCAATTCACGCCTCCATCTCCTTAATGATTAA
- the LOC111811884 gene encoding monooxygenase 2-like, which translates to MEAAAVEDIVIVGAGIAGLATALGLHRLGIRSLVLETSDSLRAAGYALTTWNNAWKALDALGVADSLRRHHDRLAGNVTFSAVSGLPTSNLRFTARGEQEARTVMRKSLLEALAMDLPKGTIRYSSKLVSIEESAGFLKLLHLADGTLLKTKVLIGCDGVKSVVAKWLGFKKPSLSGRNATRGITTYENGHGFENNFMWFFSKGLRFGVMPCNANTVYWFSTWHSSKQGKEIEENPVRLKQHILSKLGKVPDRVRAVVEDTKVDSFVSLPLRCRQPWELVWNDFFRGNVCIAGDALHSMTPDLGQGGCSALEDGVVLARCLAEAMLRNPMGGGEEEYKRIEKGLEKYAKERRWRCIKLIATSYVVGSIQESEGKLMNYLRDNILADFLVGLLMKFSSFDCGTLT; encoded by the exons ATGGAAGCAGCGGCTGTCGAAGACATAGTGATCGTCGGAGCGGGAATCGCAGGCCTCGCCACTGCCTTAGGGCTTCACAGGTTAGGAATCCGAAGCTTAGTGTTAGAAACTTCCGATTCTTTGAGAGCCGCTGGATATGCTTTGACGACATGGAATAACGCTTGGAAGGCTCTCGACGCCTTGGGAGTCGCCGATTCCCTCCGCCGCCACCACGATCGCCTCGCCGG AAACGTGACTTTCTCTGCGGTTTCGGGGCTTCCAACTTCGAATCTGCGCTTTACGGCTCGCGG AGAGCAAGAAGCCAGAACTGTAATGAGGAAGTCATTATTAGAAGCACTTGCAATGGATCTTCCGAAAGGCACCATTCGATACTCCTCCAAGCTTGTTTCCATTGAAGAATCAGCTGGCTTTCTTAAGCTTCTGCACCTTGCTGATGGAACCCTTCTCAAAACCAAG GTGTTGATTGGGTGTGATGGAGTGAAGTCTGTGGTTGCTAAGTGGCTGGGCTTCAAGAAGCCTTCTTTGTCAGGCAGAAACGCTACTAGAGGGATTACAACATACGAGAATGGCCATGGATTTGAGAATAATTTCATGTGGTTTTTCAGCAAAGGCCTTCGCTTTGGTGTTATGCCATGTAATGCCAACACTGTCTATTGGTTTAGCACTTGGCATTCCTCCAAACAAG GGAAGGAGATTGAAGAGAACCCAGTTAGACTAAAGCAACATATTTTGAGCAAGCTCGGAAAGGTACCTGATCGAGTAAGGGCCGTTGTTGAAGACACTAAAGTTGATTCTTTTGTGTCGTTGCCATTGAGATGTAGACAACCTTGGGAGCTTGTTTGGAATGACTTTTTTCGAGGCAACGTTTGTATTGCGGGCGACGCGCTTCACTCGATGACCCCAGATCTTGGACAAGGAGGTTGTTCTGCATTGGAAGATGGCGTCGTTCTTGCTCGATGTTTAGCCGAAGCGATGTTGAGGAATCCAATGGGAGGAGGGGAAGAGGAATATAAGAGAATTGAGAAGGGGTTAGAGAAATATGCAAAAGAAAGGAGATGGAGATGCATTAAGCTCATTGCTACATCTTATGTGGTTGGTTCAATTCAAGAGAGTGAAgggaaattaatgaattactTGAGGGATAACATCTTGGCTGATTTTCTTGTTGGTTTATTAATGAAGTTCTCTTCTTTTGATTGTGGGACACTTACTTGA
- the LOC111811883 gene encoding probable 26S proteasome non-ATPase regulatory subunit 3, whose amino-acid sequence MTQDAEMKELPPPISSSAAPTSPSTLQHLKEIVPLLETGAYAREVRRIVRAIRLTMALRQKLKASVLSPFLNFALPPGSDVHTRLSSFIPKEDDYEMDVDSETKALTQAPVKHPLPEIEIFCYLLLLVFLIDQKKYGEAKACASASIARLKNLNRRTVDVLSSRLYFYYSLSYELTGDLAEIRGNLLALHRIATLRHDELGQETLLNLLLRNYLHYNLYDQAEKLRSKAPRFEAHSNQQFCRYLFYLGKIRTIQLEYTDAKESLLQAARKAPIAALGFRVQCNKWAIIVRLLLGEIPERTVFMQKGMETALRPYFELTNAVRIGDLELFRTVADKFSSTFSSDRTNNLIVRLRHNVIRTGLRNISISYSRISLADIAKKLRLDSENPIADAESIVSKAIRDGAIDATVDHAKGWMVSKETGDIYSTNEPQIAFNSRIAFCLNMHNEAVRALRFPPNSHKEKESAEKRRERQQQEQELAKHIAEEDDDDF is encoded by the exons ATGACGCAAGACGCTGAGATGAAGGAGCTTCCTcctcccatttcttcttctgctgCTCCAACTTCTCCTTCAACGTTACAAC ATTTGAAAGAGATTGTGCCGCTTCTTGAAACCGGTGCGTATGCACGGGAAGTCCGGCGAATCGTTCGAGCTATTCGTCTGACTATGGCGTTGAGGCAGAAGTTGAAGGCGTCTGTTCTTTCTCCATTTCTGAATTTCGCTCTCCCGCCAGGATCCGATGTGCACACAAGGTTATCATCATTTATTCCGAAG GAGGATGACTACGAAATGGATGTTGACTCGGAAACAAAGGCATTAACTCAGGCACCTGTAAAACATCCCTTACCTGAGATAGAGATTTTCTGCTATTTGCTTTTGCTAGTATTTCTGATTGATCAGAAGAAATATGGCGAG GCTAAGGCTTGTGCTTCAGCTAGCATTGCCCGATTGAAGAACTTGAATAGAAGAACGGTTGATGTGCTATCATCTAGGCTTTACTTTTATTACTCGCTTAGCTACGAACTCACTGGTGATCTTGCTGAAATAAGAGG TAACCTCCTGGCCCTGCATCGCATTGCAACGTTACGCCATGATGAATTGGGTCAg GAAACCCTCCTCAACCTACTACTTCGAAATTACCTCCATTACAATCTTTATGATCAAGCAGAGAAGTTGAGGTCCAAGGCACCCCGATTTGAAGCTCACTCAAACCAGCAG TTCTGTAGGTACCTATTTTACCTAGGCAAGATCAGGACCATTCAGCTGGAATATACAGATGCGAAGGAGTCTCTTCTACAAGCTGCCCGAAAAGCACCTATTGCAGCTCTTGGTTTTCGAGTACAATGCAACAAATGGGCAATCATTGTTCGCTTATTGTTAGGAGAAATCCCTGAGAGGACTGTTTTCATGCAGAAAGGCATGGAGACAGCTCTGAGGCCATACTTTGAACTTACAAAT gctGTGAGAATTGGCGACTTGGAGCTTTTCAGAACTGTTGCTGATAAGTTCTCTAGTACTTTCAGCTCAGATCGAACCAACAATTTGATCGTGAGGCTGCGACATAATGTAATCAGAACTGGGCTGCGCAACATTAGCATATCATATTCGCGCATTTCTCTGGCTGATATTGCTAAAAAGCTGAGACTGGATTCTGAAAATCCTATTGCTGATGCCGAGAGTATCGTCTCTAAGGCAATCCGAGATGGAGCAATTGATGCCACGGTTGATCACGCGAAGGGATGGATGGTATCCAAGGAGACTGGAGACATCTACTCTACCAATGAGCCTCAAATTGCCTTCAACTCAAGGATTGCATTCTGCCTGAATATGCACAATGAGGCAGTTCGTGCTCTCAGGTTCCCACCAAACTcccacaaagaaaaagaaagtgctgagaaaaggagagaaagaCAGCAGCAGGAGCAAGAACTTGCTAAGCATATAGccgaagaagacgatgacgacTTTTAA
- the LOC111811880 gene encoding transcription factor ABORTED MICROSPORES-like isoform X2: protein MQSLMERLRPLVGSKSWDYCVLWKLSQDQRCVEWMDCCCAGTENGQNGGEELGFPVSQVIPCRDTAYPHPRASSCDLLAQLPCSVPLNSGVYIQTLLSNEPKWLLFSNAMDSTALDETAGTRVLIPFPFGLVELFVAKHASEDQHVIDFVTIQCSISVEQEAIINSSNMDTSFSVDVNATNEIQSKPFVADRNAVLKDPEIQFEAPDSAAPTLENANDSFLTAKQGNPYKFSAENEFQEVDTMQGSLMNTSNIHVQLKENSECKEQQGEEKDLVKHENGRSDSISDCSDQIDDEDDAIAKYRRRTGQGPQSKNLVAERKRRKKLNERLYNLRALVPKISKMDKASILGDAIDFVKELQKQVKELQDELEEHTDDENGKTVVSGNNGNQNSVVQLPEFLSQNDKAQNSYHMGVLGSGSILKQNHQDTEGTNNDKTQQMEPQVEVAQIDGNEFFVKVFCENKRGGFMRLMEALNALGLEVTNANVTSYRGLVSNVFKVGKKDSEMVQADDVRDSLLEITKYPCRGWAEIVKAPECIGSRMEPNPHPHPHQHQTQNPFQDKAIINSRLHLLND, encoded by the exons ATGCAAAGCCTGATGGAGAGACTAAGACCCCTTGTGGGTAGTAAAAGCTGGGACTATTGTGTTCTATGGAAATTGAGCCAAGATCAGAG ATGTGTTGAATGGATGGACTGCTGTTGTGCTGGGACTGAGAATGGGCaaaatggtggagaagaacTTGGGTTTCCTGTTTCTCAAGTCATTCCATGTAGGGACACTGCATATCCACACCCAAGAGCCAGTTCTTGTGATCTTCTTGCTCAGCTGCCATGTTCTGTGCCTCTAAATTCTGG GGTTTATATACAGACACTGCTATCAAATGAACCTAAATGGCTACTCTTCTCCAATGCCATGGATTCAACCGCACTGGAT GAAACAGCGGGAACCAGGGTGTtaattccatttccatttgGACTAGTGGAGCTGTTCGTCGCTAAACAT GCATCTGAAGATCAGCATGTCATAgattttgtaacaattcaatgCAGCATTTCTGTTGAGCAAGAAGCCATTATTAATTCAAGCAACATGGATACAAGTTTCTCTGTTGATGTAAATGCAACAAACGAAATCCAATCAAAGCCGTTTGTAGCAGATCGGAATGCTGTTCTAAAAGATCCTGAAATTCAATTTGAGGCACCAGATTCCGCCGCACCAACATTAGAAAACGCCAAT GATTCATTCCTTACGGCTAAGCAGGGAAACCCTTACAAGTTTTCAGCTGAAAATGAGTTCCAAGAGGTGGATACGATGCAGGGGTCCTTAATGAACACATCAAACATTCATGTGCAGTTAAAGGAGAACAGTGAATGCAAAGAGCAGCAAGGGGAAGAAAAGGACTTGGTCAAACATGAAAATGGAAGGTCTGATTCAATCTCCGATTGCAGTGATCAGATCGATGACGAAGATGATGCAATCGCAAAGTACCGCCGGAGGACTGGGCAGGGTCCTCAATCAAAGAACCTTGTTGCtgagaggaagagaagaaagaaactcaATGAGCGGCTGTATAATCTCCGAGCATTGGTTCCCAAAATTTCTAAG ATGGACAAAGCCTCAATACTTGGTGACGCAATTGATTTTGTGAAGGAGTTGCAAAAGCAAGTCAAGGAACTCCAAGATGAACTGGAAGAACATACAGATGATGAAAACGGTAAAACTGTAGTTTCAGGAAACAATGGAAACCAAAATAGTGTCGTCCAACTACCCGAGTTTCTGAGCCAAAATGATAAAGCTCAAAACAGTTACCATATGGGAGTACTGGGAAGTGGAAGTATTTTGAAGCAAAATCATCAGGACACTGAAGGTACTAACAATGACAAGACACAACAGATGGAG CCGCAAGTGGAAGTGGCTCAGATTGATGGGAACGAGTTCTTTGTTAAGGTTTTCTGCGAGAACAAGCGAGGCGGGTTTATGAGGTTAATGGAGGCCTTAAATGCTCTTGGCTTGGAAGTAACAAATGCAAATGTGACCAGCTATAGAGGCCTCGTATCTAATGTTTTCAAAGTTGGG AAGAAGGACAGTGAAATGGTTCAAGCGGATGATGTAAGAGACTCCTTGCTGGAGATAACAAAGTACCCATGCAGAGGGTGGGCAGAAATAGTCAAGGCACCAGAGTGCATTGGAAGCCGCATGGAGCCCAACCCCCACCCCCACCCCCACCAGCACCAGACCCAGAATCCATTTCAAGACAAAGCTATCATCAATTCACGCCTCCATCTCCTTAATGATTAA